The following nucleotide sequence is from Acetobacteroides hydrogenigenes.
GCGCACGAAGTAGGGGTACTTCTCCGCATCAACCCTTCGGAGGAAACTGAGGATGGAGTTTACCACGTCCAGCGCGCTACGGAGCAGCACCATTTCGTTGGGATCTAGAAAGGTGCCAATAACGGCCAGCTTCTTCAGGAGGTTGTCCACGTTAACGTAGCCCGTCTGAGGGAAGCCCTCCTCCATCATAAGGATTTGGCGGAGCTCTTCCACTAGGCATATCTCGCGGGTAATCCACTCGTAATTGGTGGATAGCTTAACGACATGCAACTTCTCCTTAGCCAGCTCGGTAGCGCAGTAGCGCTCGGTTAGCTGTCGGATTCGGTCGAATCCAACCTTTTCCTCAAAAGTATTTGGGTAAATCAAGATGTTTATATGTGTTTGGTGATGCAAATTTAATCACCCACTACGGTTTCGTCAAATCGGGAAGCTAGTTAGTTGCCAAGCGCATGCAAATTATCGAAAGGTTTTTCTAACTTTATCGCTATAAACCTAATGCTCCTAATTATGATTGTTAGTACAACTCCATCCATCGAGGGACGTCAGATAGTGGAATACCTCGGTATTGTAACTGGTGAAACCGTAATCGGTGCTAATATTTTCAGAGATTTTATGGCAGGCATTCGCGATATCGTTGGTGGTCGATCTTCGTCGTACGAAGAGGTGCTTAAGGAGGCAAAGGATACTGCGCTCCGCGAAGCTATCGACGACGCTATTCGCCTTGGAGCCAATGCGGTTGTCGGCATCGATATCGACTACGAAACCATAGGCCAAAGCATGCTAATGGTATCGGTAAGTGGCACTGCCGTAAGGCTTCTATAGCCCACTAAACGATGACGATAAAGGTTGCCCGAATAGGACAACCTTTGTTGTTTTAGAAGAGATGGAGCGGCCTTCAATGATTGCCATTTAACCAACGAATGGGCAGATGATGCGCAATCACCATCCTTTTTTTATATTTTTGAGCCAAATTGATGCTGGTGGTAAGAAGGATACTTATACTAATAATGGCAATGGCGGCATTCGGATGCTCGAACAAGAAGCACGAGCTCGCCGATGTGATTCGCTACAACGAATCGAAGGGGATTGCAACGCTCGACCCCGCGTTTGCGAGCAACCTGCCAACCATTTGGCCTACCGTTCAGCTCTTCAACGGGCTCGTTCAACTTAACGACAGCCTTAACGTTGAGCCATCCATAGCAAAGTCGTGGGACATCAGCCCCGACAAAACCCTGTACACCTTCCACCTGCGCAACGACGTAGCCTTTCACGACGACCCAGCGTTCCCAAAAGGAATCGGGCGTAAGGTAGTCGCCGCCGACTTTGCCTACTCGTTCAGCCGCATCCTCGACAACGATGTTGCTAGCCCCGGAAGATGGATATTCTCAGGGCTCGACACTACCTTCCACACTAAGGGCTTTTTTGCGGTAAACGACTCCACCTTTCAGGTTAAGATAAAAACCCCAGCCCCTTTCTTCCTTGGGATGCTCGCAATGCCCCTTACCTACGTTGTACCCAAAGAGGCGGTAGATCGTTACAAGGAGGACTTCCGCAAGCACCCCGTAGGAACTGGACCGTTTATGTTTAAGATGTGGCGCGAAGGTGAGATGCTCGTGCTGGTAAAAAATCCCAAGTACTTCGAATTCGATAGTAAAGGTCAGCGCCTACCATACCTCAAGGCGATAAACGTAACCTTCATCACCGATAAGTACTCCGAGTTTATGGAGTTCATCCGGGGCAACCTCGACTTTATCTCGGGGATTAACCAATCAACCAAAGATGAGATCATCACCAACTCCGGCAAACTTAACCCGAAGTATGGGGATAGAATAAAGATGCTCACTTCGCCATACCTCAACACCGAGTACCTAGGCATAACGCAGAACCTACCCAAGAACCACCCGTTGATGAACCCGCTGGTGCGAAAGGCCATAGCGATAGGATTCGACAGGCAAAAGATGCTCAAGTACCTGCGCAAGAACATGGCGCTGGCCGCCGAAAGCGGAATGATTCCTCAATCGATTCCTGACTATACGCCTAACGGCAAGCCGTATACGTACAATCCAACGCTTGCAGCGGAATTGCTCCGAAAGGCTGGTTACCCCAACGGTAAGGGAATAGCACCTATTAAGCTAACCTCTACCGAAGATTACGCCGACCTGTTGGAGTTTGTTCAGCACGACCTCTCGGCTATTGGAATTGCGATTGAAATCGATATCGTTCCTGGACCATCGTTCCGCCAACAAATGGCATCCGGCAAGCTGCAATTCTTTAGGGGATCATGGATTGCCGACTATCCCGATCCCGAGAACTACATGGCGCTCTTCTACTCGAACAACGAAAGCCCCAATGGGCCAAACTATACCCGGTTTAAAAGTCAAGAGTTTGATCAGCTCTATTTAGAATCCTTTTTTGAATCAAGTGGGAATAGGAGTAAAATCTTCGGCAAAATGAACCAGCTGCTTGCCGAGCAAACACCTGCAATCCCGCTATACTTCGACAAGGCCGTAAGGTTTGTCAAAAAGAAAATCGTTGGGTTAGAACCCAATCCAATGAACTATTTGTACTTAAAAAAAGCCTACAAGACTGATGATAGTAGTAGCCTATAGCGGCTTGAGCCAAACCGAATGGCGTTTATGTGTTAGCACAACCGAAATCATTCAGTTTACAACCGAAGAGCTTAATCCAATTTACGTGGATAGCTACACGGTGGTGCGAGCGCTTATGAACCGCTTCCCTAATGATGTCGATCCACGTAATGTTACTAAAGTATTCTTTTACGGTACCGGTTGTACCGCCCAACAGCACCAGCAGAGAATCGTCTTTTGCTTAGAGAGCTTTTTCGAAGAGGCAGAAGTAAACGTGGATACCGACCTATTAGGTGCCGCAAAAGGTGTGTTTGATAGAAAGTCAGGCTTAATCGCCATCTTAGGCGCCAGTACAAGTACCTGTGCTTACGATGGATTGTCTGTTATAGAAACATCGACTCCTCTTAACTTCCATATCGGCAACGAGGGTGGAGGCATAAGCATCGGATCTGAAATAGCACAAAGCTACTACTACAAATATATGCCTGACGACCTTTTAGGGTTGTTCCAAAAAGAAACAGGGATGACTCAAGAGGAGCTTTACAGCCGACTAAATAGCTTCGAAACCCCTCATACATTCCTTACAAACCTAGTTACATTTGGAAGTGCCCATAAAGAGCATTCCTTTATTAAGCACCTAGTTCAGAAATCGTTCCGAAAATTCTTAGAGTTGCACCTATTGCCGCTCTCTATTAAAACAGGGATGAAAAACATCGGGATAGTGGGACCTATAGGCTTCCTTTTCGAGGAAATCGTGCAAAACGAGCTCGATTTGCACCATCTACAAACCGATAAAATGCTGTATTCGCCTATCGAAGTGCTAACGCGATACCGTTGTTCCTATCTCTAAACAACGTTGTAGAGTTCGCGATTTTTATCGTTGACCATTGTCATGGAGTAGTCTCTAAACCTTTGAGCTTGTGTTTGCATTTTAAAGTTATCGAGAGTATCTGCCAATCGCTTTAGCTTCGATATTTCGAATAGCTTAAAATTAGCGTTGCTACAAATTTCAAGTGCGGTATGATAGTAGCTCATAAACGTCTGCTTATCATCTTGCTGAAGGTGGCTGTACGCAAGCAGGACATACCCAGACACCCTATTAATATAGCTCTGAGATATAGAAAGCGTATTTATGTGCTGCTCAAGACTGTACAATTGCATTGGAGTAAGCTTAAACCCAAAGTTCTCCATGCTCTTAATGTCCATTTGGTAAAGACTGTAAAGCATGGTTAACTTATCATCCTTCACCATTTCTTCCTTTATAGGATGATTCTCGATTAGCTCAACGATAGCCTTGGCCCCAGCCGTATTCTTGAAAAGGATTAGGTGAGGGATCAACTCTAAGTAAAAGTGGAAAATAGAAAGTTGATTTGAACTAGCATTACGGTTAATCAATACATCTGCCCTAGCAACCTTTTTGCCAATATCACCAAGAAGTGCTGCATCATTGGTTATATGAGCAAAATAAACATTCCAAATTGTCCATATTAATATGCTATAGAAACAGCAAGATTCATCTATATCTAAATCTTTAAGTTCCTCTGAAAACGCAAGAAATCCATCACGATCGAGCAATTGAGCCCTAGAAATAGCCAATCCTGCCAAACAGTAAATCTTCTCATTTTTTGTAGTCGCCGAATACAGTATTAACTCCAAAAGTTTGTAGAATGAAGTGTTTAGGTAGTCAAAATCAAAGTACGAACTAATTAAAAATTCCTTTGCAGAAGAATGCTTGCAGTAATCCTGAACTAACAGTTGAAGAATTGGCTTATCATTCCTAAACTGGAAAATGATAAACTTCAAAATATCTTTATCCTTACTAATTGTATCGGGGAGAAGGTAGAAATTCTTTATAGCCTCAAAGTTATTTTCTGAATATGCTATCGAATAAAGATTGTTGATTAAACGTATACGCAAATCCGAATTGGTATAATCCTTATCAACCTTTATGAATAGGTCTTGAGAAATTCCACCATTAGCTTCAACAATGTAACGAGTGATGAGCAAATCCCTTAGATTCGAATGCGAAAAATCTACTTGAACAACAAGGTTCTTAAACTTATTTGCCACAGTTTCTTCCGATAGAATGCTAAATGCCAAAAGGTGCTCGTATGCCGAAAAGTAGTTTCCTCCTTTTCGAAGATGGATAGGATACATCTCTTTTAGATCGCTCTTCTTTACAGGTTGTAGATTCTGTCCATAGCACTGCTTCTTTAGCATGAAGTTGATGATATCCAGGTTTTCATCCGCAAATTTTGCATGAGCAATTTCCCTAGAGATAAACTCATCAATAACATCATTGTAGTTCTGCAGTTTTAGCGTACTGCTATTATAGATTGAAATGAACAACTTTAGCATGTAAGGATGCGATATAGTTTCTCTAAGCATAAAATTCAGCTGTTCAACCAACAACGCTCTTCCTTTCGATTTTTTATTGATAAAATTATTGAAAGCATCTTGCAACTCTTTATGGTTCAACAAGGGCATGTTGGTAGTATCGCTATCAAATGCAGCAGACCGCAACCCCATCCAATGTGCAGATGCCCCCTTGTTGTTAATAACCTCCTGAACCAAACTCCTACCCCAAACACTCGACCGTGTAGTAACCAAAACCTTAACACTTTTACTCCCAGAGTATTTACTTACAAACTCAACAACTTTCGAAAAAAAAGTTGCTGATTTAGTCATCGTGCTATCTATTTCATCAAGTGCATCAACTATAAAAATAAAGTACCTATCTCTAAATAATTCGGGACTCCCAAAAACATTCTCGTTGACTTTAAACAAGTTCCTTGAGATCCATGTATCAATTGGCATAGAATGGCTATAGGAGTCATCAACTTGGCTACCAGTTAAGAAATAGATAATACTATGTTTAAAAGTCTTACGATTCAAGTTCCTCATAACCCAAGAGGCTATACCCAAAGACTTTCCATAACCACCAGGAGCAATTATACTGGTAGCCATATAATCAGAACTAACAAGTGCCGACATTTGATCATCAATACACTGCCTATAAATTACATCTTTTAAAACAACTCCTGATTTTTTTAAAATAAATGCCGATGTACCCACCGAAATCGCTTGTGCGTTTTCTTTCGCAGTATCCCAAACTGTTGACAGATCTCCAATTTCTTTTCCTCCCTCAATGCTATTAAGAAAATCAGCCCACGACTTCTTACCTATAAACTGCGAAAGGAGATCTAAAGTACTAGTAGAAGGCTTTTGTGGACTTGGAAGTAGACCCCAAATTCTACGCAATGTAGAATCGCTAATTCGTGCACCACAACGGTCGTATATCAACTCGGAAAGCGATTGGCAACTTTTTACATTAACCACTTTCCCTCCAAATTTTTGTTCAACCCGTCTTTTTAGTTCATCTACCATCTTCAAATACCTTCTTTTTTATGCAGAAATAAGCCATACTAAATAAGAGAAAAAATTTGACAACGATGACATTTGTTTCGCTAAATCTTTGAATCTACTTTTACAACATCAAAAAACAGCGCTCCTTGATCGATTAAAAAAATTTCGGATAGGAGATAAAGTATTAGCAAAAAGATAGTGGTACGGGCAGTGAACTAAAATAAAAATAAACATAAAGGAGCGCTTGTTTTTTGAGATTAAAAAGTAAATCTAGATAAAATATATACTAACTATTAGATCATAAGGAAAGCGTCTTGCCCTTTGGCTATAGTAATGCTAATAGAAACAGCTAAGCATAGCAAAATTGATTCAAATACAGGGCAGTGTTAAAACCTAACGACCAAAGGGCGAGACGTTTTTCAAAGCAATAATTTCAAAGTATCACTTCATCCCCCCATTATCTTCCCTAATCTCGTACCAGAAATAGCATTTTATTAAGTTACCTCTTCTTGGAATTACAACATCTTATTGCAACTTCAATTCAATTTTCACTAAAATAAAATCCATCTAAATTACACTCCTTAAGTATTTAAAAAACCAACACTTACAGTTTGAAACAAAATAACCCAAATTCTCTTACACTTTTCTTTTATATCAAGAGGAAAGATTTCGTATATTCACCGAAATTTTAATTCGTAAACAACTGGAGGGTAAACCATGGAAAGCCTATTTGCTAAACTAAGTTCCCAAAATGTAAATATTCCTTTTTCAGGAAAGACGAGAACAGAACACGACCTATTGGGAGACAAGGAAGTACCAGTAGAAGCATTTTTTGGAGTGCAGACTTTAAGAGCATTGGAAAACTTCAATATTAGCGGCGTTACGCTAAAGTTTTTCCCTATGCTTATAGAATCATTTGCAATGGTAAAGGAGGCTACTGCCGAAGCCAACTGCGAACTAGGGCTTCTTGAACCAAATGTTAAAGATGCCATTGTAGAAGCCTGTAAGGTTGTAAAATCAGGCTCGCTAAATGAGCACTTTATCGTGGATATGGTGCAAGGAGGAGCAGGCACATCTACAAACATGAACGCCAATGAGGTTATTGCCAATATGGCTCTAGTTTCTATGGGCAAGAAGAAGGGTGAATATTCATTTGTTCATCCCAACAATCACGTTAATCTATCTCAATCTACAAACGACGCCTATCCTACTGCCGTTAAGCTTGCTGTAATTTTTAGCAATCAACAGTTGATAGACGTTTTAAAATCGCTTATTGAAGTCTTTAGAACTAAAGGCGTTGAGTTCAAAGACATTATTAAAATGGGAAGAACTCAACTTCAAGATGCTGTACCTATGACTCTTGGACAAGCATTTGAAGCATATGCCGTTACTCTTTCTGAAGAGATTGAGCGTTTGGAACAAAACGTAAAGCTTTTTCACGAAATAAACATGGGAGCAACTGCAATCGGAACCGGAATTAACTCCGACCCTGACTACGCCCCTCTTGTTACAAAAATTCTTGCACGCATTACAGATCTTCCGCTAGTCCAAGCAGCCAACCTTGTTGAAGCAACACAAGATACTGGTGCATTTGTAATGTACTCTTCTGCACTAAAACGCCTTGCCGTTAAGCTATCAAAAATATGTAACGATCTTAGACTACTATCGTCAGGCCCTCGCACAGGAATTGGAGAAATTAACCTTCCTCCAAAACAGCCAGGATCGTCAATTATGCCAGGAAAGGTTAATCCAGTAATCCCAGAAGTTGTTAATCAAATCGCTTTTAAGGTAATTGGGAACGACCTAACAGTTACAATGGCTGCAGAAGCAGGACAACTTGAGCTCAACGTAATGGAGCCTATCATTGTATACAGCATCCACGAGTCTATAGAGCTACTTAGAAATGGTATGAGAACTCTAAAAGATGAGTGCGTAATTGGAATTACAGCGAATGAAGAGCACTGTCGCAACCTAGTTCTTAACTCAATTGGCTTGGTAACAGCGCTTAACCCTTACATTGGCTACGAAAATTCAACAATTGTAGCAAAAGAAGCGCTTGAGACAGGAAAGAGCGTTTACAATCTTGTACTCGAAAAAGGATTGCTTTCTCAGGATGAGTTAGATAACATTCTCAAACCTGAGAATATGATTCAGCCAAGAAAGTTTACAAAGAAATAAGGTAAAGTAAAAAGGAAGGAGGTCAATTGGCCTCCTTCTTTTTTAGATGTTCATCTACTGCTCCTTCATGCCTTTCAGAATTCCGTCAACCTCACCCTCCGTCTTTCGAAGTTTTTCTTTGCAGAACTTAATAAGTTCTGAAGCACGCTTAACGTCTTCTGCAATTTGATCTATATTGACATTTTGCTCCTCAATGCGAGTCAAGATCTCTTTAAGTTCATAGAGGGCAGCACTATAAGTTAGTTCCTTTTTTGCCATAAATATTCTGTTTTACTATCAACTTCTACAACCTCACTCTTAATTCTACCTGTACTTAAAACTGTTTCTATAACCTGACCCACCAAGCCTTCTGTTTGCCTCACTACAAAACCATTACAAAGCGTAAGAGAATACCCTCTTTTTAGAATTTCATTAGGATTTGAAGCATTGATCCTAATTTCGAGATTCTCTAAAGCATTCTTTAATTTGGTCAAACCAATTTTCGAACCGAGATTCAACTCACGATCAACTTGCTCCAAACGATCCTTATTACGCTTTAGGCTAAACGACACCAACGATTGTAGCGAAAGCGCCATCTCATCCGAGATTCTTTTATGTCTATTCAGGACAGTACTAGCCTGATTAGATATTGCAAAGGCAAGATCCCCAAGTAAAACCTCTTGCTGATTCAGCATACTTCGGACTCTATTTAAGAGATCATATTCTACTTCAAGCGCTAAAAGTTTTTGATCTTGAATCAGCCGTTGGGCCATAAGTCCAATACCTCTTACACAATCATCTAGGTCCCCATCAAACTCTCCCAACTTATCAACCAAGAAGTTTGCTACTGCAGTCGGTGTTTTAAAGGATTGATGAGCAACAATATCAACCACACTCTCATCTTTATCATGACCAATTCCCGAAAGAATCGGCAACGGGAACTGGGCAACATTTGCAGCAACTTCATATGAGTCAAAACAAGCCAGATCGGTTTGCGAGCCCCCTCCTCTAATAATCACAACAACATCAAAACGGGTTAACTGACTGTATATTTTGTCCAACGCTGCGACGATAGATGCTTCAGCCTCATCCCCCTGCATTACTGCTGCAAACAGTTCTAAGTTAAAGGTATATCCAAACGGATTATCAGATATATGATTCCTAAAGTCTTGATAACCGGCAGCACCTCGAGATGATATCACCGCTATACGTTGTGGAACCATCGGGAAGCTAAGTTCCCTATTCAGATCAATAATTCCATCATCCATTAACCGCTGAATAACGAGATTCCGCTGCAGTTTCATCTCGCCGATTGTATACGATGGATCGATATCCACAATGTTTAAGCTGAGCCCATACACCTCGTGAAAACGAACATCAACCTTAATAAGAACCTTAAGGCCTTCTTCGAGAGCAACCCTTGTTGATGTCTCGAAGTATGTTTTTAAAAGACGAAACTTGTTAGCCCAAATATTAGCACTTACCTTGGCCCTTATTTTTACGCCATCAGAATCCTCCTTCTCTACCAATTCTAGATAGCAATGCCCTGCATAGTTAAGCTTCATTTCTCCTATTTCAGCAACCACCCATACAGGTAATGGGAAGGAATCTATAAGGCTATCCCTTATTTTTTTCTGTAAATCAAATAATGATAGATACTCCATCAGCCTTGCTTAACGATTTTCTTTTCCACGCTACCATCTCCAAAGATAAGCTTTATAATTATTACCCCTGAAGGTAAACTCTCCAAATCATCAATTCGAGTAAAACCTTCAGCAAAACTAACATGCCCTGCTTTTACAAGTTTTCCTTGCATATTATACATATAGTAATTTACAACTCCGTTATACACCCATTCCGTCTTAATCGTTATTGATCTTGTAAAAGGATTAGGAGACACTGAGACATGTCGATTAGTCGGATTATGCTCCAACTTTAACATTTGATATGCCTTTTCGAAATTGGGGATACCATACCCCATCAAATTATCAGGATTCGAATAGTTTGAAGACGATTTGCATATTACATTTTTAAGTTCAACTGCTGATAAGAATGGAAAGGCCTGCCACAAGCATGCCGAAAAACCCGCTATTTGAGGAACCGCATAGGAAGTCCCACTACCTTGTACTACATTACCAGCTGCATCTATCATTAATGCAGCAACGCCCATTCCTACCACATCGGGTTTTACTGTTTTGGGAAGTCCTATTGAACTAAATTCACCCAATAGCCCATCACGATCAACAGCCCCCACAGCCATTACATCAGGAGAATCGGCAGGAAATGTAATATACCGCCAAACCTTATCGCCCTCGTTCCCTGCAGATACCACAACAAATATACCCTTCTTAAAAGCAGTAGAAGCTGCTATAGAAATAGGGACTACTTGCTTTGATAAATTGCATACGGCATGATCCATTAACGGATTATCGAAATAATTATACCCTAGCGATGAAGCAATTATATCACAACCAAGACTATCTGCTCGTTCTGCTGCTACACACCAGAAATATTCCTCTATAAGCTGTTCATATTTTTCTGATTCTGTCACATACAACGCATAATTGGCATCGACTGCCGATCCACAATAGTTTCCAGGCAGCATAGCCGCCAAAAGCGAGAGCACCTTTATTCCATGATTCCCGTTATCCTCTAACTTCGGCTTCTGAGTGGTAAAGTCGTACACATCAACCACCTGACCGTTCCTTAGATTAGAAAATGCAGCATCATTCTCATAGTTCGAGAAACCGGCGTCAAGAACTGCAATAGTCACCCCTCTCCCCTTAAAACCATTATCATGCAAAAAGCCACCTTTAAGCAGATTAACCTGATCAAAGACACCTCCATAAACAGCATTAGTAGAAGAATTTTGGTTTTCTACACAAGACAACTCTTTGTCGAATTGGCAATCTTTGGGTGAACTAAAATCAGAATAAACAAGCCTAACATCCTTTACAAAATCCAATAATAAGAGAGAGTTTGCCTGATTGTCAGACGTCTCTACCAAAGCTCCGTTAAACCACTTTGAAGAAAGTATTACACGACCTCCCAAAGAACGAACTATACCAAGATAGGCCCTTGAAACGGGAAGATCAGATGAATCGACTATAATTCTTTGGCTAATACGCCTCCTGATAGACTTATCCGTTAGATAGGCTGAAGGATTATTCAAGGAAACCCCCTTTGAGGTTTTATACTTAAACGTCACAAAATAAGTAGAAGCTGAAGAACTAAGCCCAGCAAGCAAAAGAATTAGCTGACATGTAAGAATAATAAAAAATCTCATAACTTAATATTTTCACCTAAGTTATGAGATTTCTTAAATATTCACAAAAAAAAACACTATCTTAAAAAATCGCTCTCTGTAGGTTCCTGAAGTTGTCCTTTCATCTTACGAAAAGAATTGAGCATTTCAGTTTCCTTTTTAACCATATCATCGGTTATTGTAGGATAGCCATTTTTATAAAAAACTTTTGAAAAAACAGTTCCGCCCTGATTAAAGGTTATCCATTCCCCTTCCTTATCTCCATTAACGTATAAGCCCACAATTCGCTTTGCATTATTATCGTAGTATGCCCTGTAAGGACCAACAGGCTTTCCAACCTGATTGTATGTCAACTCCTCCATCAGCGTACCATTCGAGTAGTACTGAAGTGCAACTCCAACTCGACATCCATTAGCATACTGATACTTAAACATTACGGCACCATTCTTGTAATAACCATTCGACTTACCTTCTTTCAGATTATTCTTATAATTATCAACGTACATTATTTCTCCATCTGAATAGAAGGTTATCCACTCTCCAACCTTTTTACTATTCTCATATTTACCCTTTGCCAACAAAATGCCATCGGCATTAAACAGCTGCGCATCGACAATATTTGAATTTGGCACATAATTCAGTATCGACTTAATTTTCCCGTTTTTTGAGTAGCGCTTTACCACGCCTACAGGCTTATCGTTTTCGAAAAACGCAATGTACTGAATGGTACTATCCTCGTAGGTCTTTTTCCACCATCCAATCTTTTGTCCCTTTGCATTTTTCTGGTTAAATACGGTATCCTGCTGGGCAGAAACCGACATCGCACAGCACAAAAAACACCCAACTAGAAAAAATATAAACTTCATTCTCCTTATTTTAAGATTTACCATTCACATTGAACTTACGACACCAAAATTAGCTGCTATATAATAAAAAAGCCCCAATATGGGGCCTTTTTACTATAATTATACGAGATGTTTATTTCACCTCTTCGAAGTCTACATCTGTAACAGACTCATCCTTTTGACCACCTGCATTAGCCCCTTGTCCGGCACCAGCACCTGCACCTGCCCCGGCATCTTGAGGACCAGCCTGTGCGCCTGCATTGTACATTTGCTGTGATGCTGCATTCCAAAGTTCATTTAGAACCTTAGTGGCCTCATCTATAGCAGATAAATCCTGGCTAGCATGAGCAGCCTTCAACTTACCAACAGCCTCTTCGATAGATTTCTTCTTATCGGCAGGGAGCTTGTCGCCAAACTCCTTAAGCTGCTTTTCGGTTTGGAAGATAAGCGAATCGGCATGGTTAAGCTTATCGATTTTTTCTTTTGCTTCGCGGTCGGCGTTTTCGTTTGCTTTTGCCTCGTCGCGCATGCGCTTGATTTCGTCATCAGAAAGACCAGATGAAGCGGTAATGCTAATCTTTTGCTCCTTACCTGTTGCCTTATCCTTCGCTGTAACATGTAGAATACCGTTTGCATCGATATCGAAAGTTACCTCGATTTGAGGCACGCCACGTGGTGCTGGTGGAATTCCATCAA
It contains:
- a CDS encoding S8 family peptidase; translation: MRFFIILTCQLILLLAGLSSSASTYFVTFKYKTSKGVSLNNPSAYLTDKSIRRRISQRIIVDSSDLPVSRAYLGIVRSLGGRVILSSKWFNGALVETSDNQANSLLLLDFVKDVRLVYSDFSSPKDCQFDKELSCVENQNSSTNAVYGGVFDQVNLLKGGFLHDNGFKGRGVTIAVLDAGFSNYENDAAFSNLRNGQVVDVYDFTTQKPKLEDNGNHGIKVLSLLAAMLPGNYCGSAVDANYALYVTESEKYEQLIEEYFWCVAAERADSLGCDIIASSLGYNYFDNPLMDHAVCNLSKQVVPISIAASTAFKKGIFVVVSAGNEGDKVWRYITFPADSPDVMAVGAVDRDGLLGEFSSIGLPKTVKPDVVGMGVAALMIDAAGNVVQGSGTSYAVPQIAGFSACLWQAFPFLSAVELKNVICKSSSNYSNPDNLMGYGIPNFEKAYQMLKLEHNPTNRHVSVSPNPFTRSITIKTEWVYNGVVNYYMYNMQGKLVKAGHVSFAEGFTRIDDLESLPSGVIIIKLIFGDGSVEKKIVKQG
- a CDS encoding toxin-antitoxin system YwqK family antitoxin, whose amino-acid sequence is MKFIFFLVGCFLCCAMSVSAQQDTVFNQKNAKGQKIGWWKKTYEDSTIQYIAFFENDKPVGVVKRYSKNGKIKSILNYVPNSNIVDAQLFNADGILLAKGKYENSKKVGEWITFYSDGEIMYVDNYKNNLKEGKSNGYYKNGAVMFKYQYANGCRVGVALQYYSNGTLMEELTYNQVGKPVGPYRAYYDNNAKRIVGLYVNGDKEGEWITFNQGGTVFSKVFYKNGYPTITDDMVKKETEMLNSFRKMKGQLQEPTESDFLR